In a genomic window of Methanosarcina horonobensis HB-1 = JCM 15518:
- a CDS encoding 2-oxoacid:acceptor oxidoreductase subunit alpha yields the protein MDYTLRVGGEAGQGLQTIGGALAKIFSRKGYYVFTHQDYMSRIRGGHNFYQVRFSDRKVMASREIVDILLALDLNTVEIHKNSVKEEGFILYDSESMKKKFEGPQFIDIPFRKIALDVGKNSVMANTVATGAVLGLLDLGLDVLNNILRMTFKGKGEEIIEKNIACAEAGYNYARSNCPRCEAFGAPEPEARKLLLIDGVQAIGMGALASGCKFYSAYPMSPSTGILNYLASRAEEYGLVIEQAEDEISAINMAIGASFTGVRSMTGTSGGGFSLMVEGLSLAGITETPLVLAEMQRPGPATGLPTRTEQGDLLFVLHAGHGEFPRVIFEPGTPEQAFYLTNKAFELAEKYQIPVFIQSDQYLGESEWTFENFDLGRLIYNDYRIREKDLEGTTEEYKRYRYTDTGVSPLAIPGEAGKHLVVADSDEHDEEGHIIEDSETRIKMVQKRLLKKLPLIKKEIEAPLLYGDPSPEVVLVGHGSTYGVIREIVDIYSKDRKIAMMHFSQIYPFSERDRFDYTELLKNADLVISVENNATGQFAKLMRTETGFEITHQILKYDGRPFTIENLKEELNAYL from the coding sequence CTGGACTATACACTTCGGGTAGGAGGAGAAGCCGGGCAGGGGCTGCAAACAATAGGAGGAGCTCTTGCAAAAATCTTTTCCAGAAAAGGATATTATGTATTTACGCACCAGGACTATATGTCCAGGATACGCGGCGGGCATAATTTTTATCAGGTCCGTTTTTCTGACCGTAAAGTGATGGCTTCAAGAGAAATTGTTGACATTCTTCTCGCTCTTGATCTGAATACGGTAGAGATCCATAAAAATAGCGTTAAAGAGGAAGGGTTTATCCTCTACGATTCTGAGAGCATGAAAAAGAAATTTGAAGGCCCTCAGTTTATAGATATCCCTTTCAGGAAAATAGCGCTTGATGTTGGGAAGAACAGCGTCATGGCGAACACCGTAGCAACAGGGGCAGTGCTTGGGCTGCTTGACCTGGGGCTCGATGTCCTGAACAATATTTTGAGAATGACTTTCAAAGGAAAAGGAGAAGAAATAATTGAAAAAAACATAGCCTGCGCAGAAGCGGGGTACAATTATGCCCGTTCAAACTGTCCCCGCTGCGAAGCTTTCGGAGCTCCTGAACCGGAAGCCAGAAAACTCCTGCTCATAGACGGGGTCCAGGCGATAGGGATGGGAGCTCTTGCGTCAGGCTGCAAGTTCTATTCGGCATATCCTATGTCCCCTTCCACAGGAATTCTGAATTATCTGGCTTCTAGAGCAGAAGAATACGGGCTGGTAATTGAGCAGGCTGAAGATGAGATATCGGCAATTAATATGGCAATAGGAGCCTCTTTTACCGGTGTGAGATCCATGACCGGCACTTCGGGAGGAGGTTTTTCCCTAATGGTAGAAGGTCTTTCCCTTGCAGGGATTACCGAAACCCCGCTGGTGCTCGCAGAAATGCAGCGTCCCGGGCCTGCTACGGGTTTGCCCACACGTACCGAACAGGGTGACCTGCTTTTTGTCCTGCACGCAGGACACGGGGAATTTCCAAGAGTAATTTTTGAGCCGGGAACCCCGGAGCAGGCTTTTTACCTTACCAATAAGGCTTTTGAACTTGCAGAAAAGTACCAGATTCCTGTTTTTATCCAGTCTGACCAGTACCTTGGAGAGTCCGAATGGACCTTCGAAAACTTCGACTTAGGACGCCTGATATACAATGATTACCGCATCAGGGAAAAAGACCTGGAAGGGACAACAGAAGAGTATAAACGCTATAGATACACGGATACAGGAGTCTCTCCTCTTGCAATCCCCGGAGAAGCAGGAAAGCATCTTGTTGTGGCAGATAGCGACGAGCATGACGAAGAAGGGCATATCATAGAAGACTCTGAAACGCGCATAAAGATGGTTCAGAAAAGACTGCTGAAAAAACTGCCTTTGATAAAAAAAGAAATCGAAGCTCCGCTACTATACGGGGATCCTTCTCCGGAGGTAGTGCTTGTTGGGCACGGTTCGACCTATGGTGTGATAAGAGAGATAGTGGATATCTATTCAAAGGATAGAAAGATCGCAATGATGCATTTCAGCCAGATCTATCCGTTTTCCGAACGGGATAGGTTCGATTATACAGAACTTCTTAAGAATGCGGATCTTGTCATTTCTGTAGAAAATAACGCCACCGGGCAGTTTGCGAAGCTCATGCGAACCGAAACAGGCTTTGAAATTACCCATCAGATCTTAAAGTACGATGGAAGACCGTTTACCATTGAAAATCTGAAGGAGGAATTGAATGCCTACCTCTGA
- the hmgA gene encoding hydroxymethylglutaryl-CoA reductase (NADPH), with translation MFLEDYELTEEEKLLLQKVLDGNIAFRKIEEFADPLTAVKIRRLAIQEYAKLEFEHIQNFSLDVETVTKRNIENMIGAVQIPLGVAGLLKVNGEYADAEYYVPLATTEGALVASVNRGCSVITRSGGANVRVFEDEMTRAPVFKLENLDRAKKFYDWVKSPEIFEQMKQVAEKTTRFGKLLSVKPFVTGTYVYLRFSYDTKDAMGMNMVTIATDAVMHLIEDEFGAQPVTLSSNMCTDKKPASISTILGRGKTVVAEVTIPEEIVKERLKCTPESMFEVNYSKNMLGSARAGAMGFNAHAANIIAAIYLACGQDAAHVVEGSTAITSMELTRYEEIHCSVTLPALPAGTVGGGTGLGTQRDCLNILGVAGAGDTPGINSRKFAEIVASAVLAGEISLIGAQAAGHLARAHAQLGRGKF, from the coding sequence ATGTTTTTAGAAGACTATGAACTTACTGAGGAAGAGAAACTTCTTTTGCAAAAGGTTCTCGATGGGAATATAGCATTTCGTAAGATTGAAGAGTTTGCAGACCCGTTAACAGCAGTAAAAATCCGAAGACTTGCTATCCAGGAGTATGCAAAACTTGAGTTCGAACATATACAGAATTTCTCTTTAGATGTGGAAACCGTAACAAAGAGAAATATCGAAAACATGATTGGAGCAGTCCAGATTCCTTTAGGGGTTGCCGGGCTTCTGAAGGTAAACGGAGAATATGCAGATGCTGAATACTATGTTCCTCTGGCTACAACGGAAGGAGCTCTCGTTGCCAGTGTAAACCGCGGCTGCTCGGTAATTACCAGATCGGGCGGAGCAAACGTCAGAGTTTTCGAAGATGAGATGACCAGAGCCCCGGTCTTTAAGCTAGAAAACCTTGATAGAGCCAAAAAGTTTTATGATTGGGTAAAGAGCCCTGAAATTTTCGAGCAGATGAAGCAGGTTGCTGAAAAGACGACCAGGTTTGGAAAACTGCTCTCTGTAAAGCCCTTTGTAACCGGAACATACGTGTATCTCAGGTTTTCCTATGATACAAAAGACGCAATGGGCATGAATATGGTGACAATAGCCACAGATGCGGTGATGCACCTTATAGAAGACGAATTTGGAGCACAGCCTGTTACCCTTTCAAGCAATATGTGCACTGACAAAAAACCTGCATCCATAAGTACTATTCTTGGCAGAGGAAAGACTGTGGTTGCCGAAGTAACTATCCCTGAAGAAATAGTCAAGGAGAGGCTCAAGTGCACCCCGGAGTCAATGTTTGAAGTGAATTACAGTAAAAACATGCTTGGTTCAGCAAGAGCAGGAGCCATGGGGTTTAATGCGCATGCTGCAAACATTATCGCGGCTATCTATCTTGCCTGCGGACAGGACGCGGCTCATGTTGTCGAAGGCAGTACCGCAATTACGAGTATGGAACTTACCAGGTATGAAGAAATTCACTGTTCGGTCACCCTGCCAGCCCTTCCTGCAGGTACGGTAGGAGGAGGGACCGGTCTTGGAACCCAGAGAGACTGCCTCAATATCCTTGGGGTGGCAGGAGCAGGAGACACTCCTGGCATAAACTCGCGCAAGTTTGCAGAAATCGTAGCCTCTGCAGTGCTTGCAGGAGAGATTTCCCTTATAGGAGCACAGGCTGCAGGACATCTGGCACGCGCGCACGCACAGCTCGGCCGCGGAAAGTTCTGA
- a CDS encoding DsrE family protein → MTKVEKVLLLLKNMVYESTSPQETLKFAKYYRSKGLDVLVILWGPMGVLLAKKDKTRGSPKYDASVQECIEMGVEFRCCQLASDMIGLKKEELIPGIEFICSKDVAELFLTYREENQLIINF, encoded by the coding sequence ATGACAAAAGTCGAAAAGGTATTACTGCTACTCAAAAATATGGTGTATGAAAGCACCAGCCCGCAGGAAACTCTCAAGTTTGCTAAGTATTATAGGAGTAAAGGGCTCGATGTTCTGGTTATTCTGTGGGGACCTATGGGAGTGTTGCTTGCAAAGAAAGATAAAACGAGAGGGTCACCCAAGTACGATGCCTCAGTTCAGGAATGCATCGAGATGGGAGTAGAGTTCAGATGCTGTCAGCTTGCCTCAGATATGATTGGGCTTAAGAAGGAAGAACTAATCCCGGGAATTGAGTTTATTTGCTCAAAAGATGTGGCTGAACTTTTTCTGACATACAGAGAGGAAAACCAGTTGATTATAAACTTCTGA